One window from the genome of Actinomycetota bacterium encodes:
- a CDS encoding dienelactone hydrolase family protein, which translates to MAEIVVFHSALGLRPAIGRFAEHLRDHGHVVHTPDLFDGEVFDDLDAAVAHRDTIGIPILIGRAQDAVDDLPEQLVYAGFSMGTAPAQLLAATRPGARGAVLIQGALGLEHLGLDAWPARVPVQLHVAADDPWFDRDDAIQATAGIPDDLLDYHEYPIDAHLFADSDWHEHDAQATTAMLDTIITWLMRR; encoded by the coding sequence ATGGCCGAGATCGTCGTCTTCCACTCCGCTCTGGGGCTGCGGCCGGCCATCGGCCGGTTCGCCGAGCACCTGCGCGACCACGGGCACGTGGTGCACACCCCCGACCTGTTCGACGGCGAGGTCTTCGACGACCTCGACGCCGCGGTGGCCCACCGCGACACGATCGGTATCCCCATCCTGATCGGCCGGGCCCAGGACGCCGTCGATGACCTGCCCGAACAACTGGTCTACGCAGGGTTCTCGATGGGTACCGCCCCGGCACAGCTACTCGCAGCGACCCGACCCGGAGCCCGCGGCGCGGTGCTGATCCAAGGAGCCCTCGGCCTGGAGCATCTGGGACTCGACGCCTGGCCGGCCCGCGTCCCCGTGCAGCTGCACGTCGCAGCCGACGACCCCTGGTTCGACCGAGACGACGCCATACAAGCCACCGCCGGCATCCCCGACGACCTGCTCGACTACCACGAGTACCCGATCGACGCGCACCTGTTCGCCGACTCCGACTGGCACGAGCACGACGCCCAGGCCACGACCGCCATGCTCGACACGATCATCACCTGGCTGATGAGACGCTGA
- a CDS encoding type II toxin-antitoxin system RelE/ParE family toxin, whose protein sequence is MARVEFSRAAVEDLDRLIAVLSLPADTRGRVRRSLRPLTEFPRLGPELTGRWQGTRFLLGPWRWMVLVHEYVEDQDRVVVLTVQDARSSSSAARE, encoded by the coding sequence GTGGCGCGAGTCGAATTCAGCCGGGCGGCCGTCGAGGATCTCGATCGACTCATCGCTGTGCTCAGCTTGCCTGCGGACACGCGCGGCCGGGTCCGTCGCAGCCTCAGGCCCCTGACCGAGTTCCCACGCCTCGGCCCCGAACTGACCGGCCGCTGGCAAGGGACCCGGTTCCTGCTCGGCCCCTGGCGATGGATGGTGCTCGTCCACGAATACGTCGAGGACCAGGACAGGGTGGTTGTCCTCACCGTCCAAGACGCCCGATCATCGTCATCAGCAGCGCGCGAGTAG
- a CDS encoding WYL domain-containing protein, with protein MNRTERLYAIVEELRVAGPSGRTAGWLADRFEVSTRTIKRDVRALEQADVPIWSVDGRGGGYRLQRSAALPPLSFTAGEATAIAVALAAEPSLPFGPDGRTALAKVLGAMDDTQRRRTDDLASRIWMGTTAGDGRPAAARILDEALRASLVVHLDYRDAEGRGTRSRPVEPLAFARTGGHWYLLGWCREREAGRWFRMDRIQDARATREQFPPRDLHEVFGAAPDDAHPVDIQPRTGTPRTPTGSRGHVRRAAT; from the coding sequence GTGAACCGCACGGAGCGGCTGTACGCCATCGTCGAGGAGCTGCGGGTCGCGGGCCCCAGCGGTCGCACCGCGGGGTGGCTCGCCGACCGGTTCGAGGTCTCGACCCGCACGATCAAACGGGATGTGCGCGCGCTGGAACAGGCCGACGTGCCCATCTGGTCGGTGGACGGGCGCGGGGGCGGCTACCGGCTCCAGCGCAGCGCCGCCCTGCCTCCACTGAGCTTCACCGCCGGAGAGGCCACCGCGATCGCCGTCGCACTCGCTGCAGAACCGAGCCTGCCGTTCGGACCGGACGGGCGGACCGCCCTGGCCAAGGTGCTCGGCGCCATGGACGACACCCAGCGGCGACGAACCGACGACCTGGCATCACGCATCTGGATGGGAACGACGGCCGGCGACGGCCGACCTGCCGCCGCCAGGATCCTCGACGAGGCGCTGCGCGCTTCTCTGGTGGTCCACCTCGACTACCGGGATGCCGAGGGCCGGGGGACCAGGTCGCGTCCGGTCGAACCGCTGGCGTTCGCTCGGACCGGTGGCCACTGGTACCTGCTGGGGTGGTGCCGGGAACGCGAGGCCGGGCGCTGGTTCCGGATGGACCGCATCCAAGACGCCCGAGCCACCCGCGAGCAGTTCCCCCCGAGGGATCTCCACGAGGTGTTCGGGGCGGCACCTGACGACGCCCACCCGGTTGACATCCAGCCGAGGACCGGCACACCTCGAACACCCACGGGATCGCGAGGTCACGTCCGACGCGCCGCAACGTAG
- a CDS encoding epoxide hydrolase N-terminal domain-containing protein, giving the protein MLDDLRDRLVRTRWPDEISGSGWEYGSSLGFMQRLTSHWRAASTGGHRRPSSTRTSSTASRSTASTCTSSTSRASGRDRCCCCTGGRGRCGSSAT; this is encoded by the coding sequence GTGCTCGACGATCTTCGGGACCGGCTCGTGCGCACGCGGTGGCCCGACGAGATCTCGGGGTCGGGCTGGGAGTACGGCTCGAGTCTCGGGTTCATGCAGCGCCTGACGTCGCATTGGCGGGCGGCTTCGACTGGCGGGCACAGGAGGCCAAGCTCAACGCGTACGAGCAGTACCGCATCCCGCTCGACGGCATCGACCTGCACTTCATCCACCAGCCGGGCGTCGGGCCGCGACCGTTGCTGCTGCTGCACGGGTGGCCGGGGTCGGTGTGGGAGTTCCGCGACCTGA
- a CDS encoding alpha/beta hydrolase, with amino-acid sequence MLLLHGWPGSVWEFRDLIPRLTDPGRFGGDPADAFTVVAPSLPGFTLSFTPGQPRPGIVEMAELFAPLMVAVLDYRQFAAQGGDRGGYVVGRLRTRPCGQGGRRPPELPAGSVGPAVPRSSPTKFAPTRTRPSLADRKDWLQPGPGDAPAPLVG; translated from the coding sequence TTGCTGCTGCTGCACGGGTGGCCGGGGTCGGTGTGGGAGTTCCGCGACCTGATCCCGAGGCTCACCGACCCCGGCCGTTTCGGAGGCGACCCGGCGGACGCCTTCACGGTGGTCGCTCCGTCACTTCCCGGTTTCACGCTCTCGTTCACCCCGGGCCAGCCGCGGCCGGGCATCGTCGAGATGGCCGAGCTGTTCGCACCTCTGATGGTCGCGGTTCTCGACTACCGCCAGTTCGCCGCTCAAGGCGGCGACCGGGGCGGTTACGTCGTCGGCCGGCTCCGCACACGCCCATGCGGACAAGGTGGTCGGCGTCCACCTGAACTTCCTGCCGGTTCCGTTGGACCTGCGGTTCCCCGAAGCTCACCGACGAAGTTCGCGCCTACCAGGACGAGACCGTCACTGGCAGACCGAAAAGACTGGCTACAGCCGGGTCCAGGGGACGCGCCCGCCCCGCTCGTTGGCTGA
- a CDS encoding FAD-dependent monooxygenase: MIDHAVVIAGGSPTGLMLAGELALAEIDVVIVERRASQDLDGSRAGGLHSRTIEVLDQRGIAERFLSAGQAMQVQAFAGIPLDISDFPTRHNYGLALWQSHFERILADWVDEVGVPILRGREVVGFAQDDTGVDVELSGDTSLRAQYLVGCDGGRSLIRKAAGIDFPGLDPSTSWLIAEVEMEEAPEVGMRREGGGIGPVNRLEGGGPYRVVLKEQPDENASEPTLQDLREALIGAYGTDYGVHSPTWISRFTDMTRQAVSYRHGRVLLAGDAAHVHPPHGGQGLNTGVQDAVNLGWKLAQVVNETSPESLLDTYHAERHPVGARVLHNTMAQVALSSPGDRHAALRDIMTELLSMDGPRRRIAAMLSGLDIHYDLGDGHPLLGRRMPDLDLHTADGPKRVYTLLHDARPVLLNLGEPGDRDITPWADRVQMIDAEHVGTWELPVVGEVTAPAAVLIRADGYVAWVGDLTDPGLPDALSTWFGAPTAA; the protein is encoded by the coding sequence TGATGTTGGCGGGCGAGCTGGCGTTGGCGGAGATCGACGTCGTCATCGTCGAACGACGCGCCAGTCAGGATCTCGACGGATCGCGCGCCGGGGGTCTGCACTCCCGCACCATCGAGGTGCTCGATCAGCGTGGCATCGCGGAGCGGTTCCTCTCCGCGGGACAGGCGATGCAGGTCCAGGCGTTCGCCGGGATCCCGCTGGACATCAGCGACTTCCCCACCCGCCACAACTACGGGCTTGCGCTGTGGCAGAGCCACTTCGAGCGCATCCTGGCTGACTGGGTCGATGAGGTCGGAGTGCCGATCCTTCGTGGCCGGGAGGTCGTGGGCTTCGCTCAAGACGACACCGGCGTCGATGTCGAGCTGTCCGGCGACACGTCGCTCCGAGCGCAGTACCTCGTCGGGTGCGACGGAGGACGCAGCCTGATCCGTAAGGCAGCCGGCATCGACTTCCCCGGGTTGGATCCCTCGACCAGCTGGCTGATCGCCGAGGTCGAGATGGAGGAGGCGCCGGAGGTCGGCATGCGCCGCGAGGGTGGCGGCATCGGTCCCGTCAACCGGTTGGAGGGCGGAGGGCCGTACCGGGTCGTGCTGAAGGAGCAGCCCGACGAGAACGCCAGCGAGCCCACCCTGCAGGATCTTCGCGAGGCACTCATCGGCGCCTACGGGACGGACTACGGGGTGCACAGCCCGACCTGGATCTCCAGGTTCACTGATATGACGCGGCAGGCGGTGTCCTACCGCCACGGCCGTGTCCTGTTGGCTGGGGACGCCGCACACGTGCATCCCCCGCACGGCGGCCAGGGCCTCAACACCGGCGTGCAGGATGCCGTGAACCTGGGATGGAAGCTGGCGCAGGTGGTCAACGAGACATCACCCGAGAGCCTTCTGGACACCTACCACGCCGAACGGCATCCGGTCGGTGCCCGGGTGTTGCACAACACCATGGCGCAGGTCGCGCTCAGCAGCCCCGGCGACCGTCACGCAGCCCTGCGCGACATCATGACGGAACTGCTGAGCATGGACGGGCCGCGCAGGCGCATCGCCGCGATGCTCTCCGGTCTCGACATCCACTACGACCTCGGAGACGGACACCCGCTGCTCGGGCGGCGCATGCCCGACCTCGACCTGCACACCGCCGACGGTCCCAAGCGCGTGTACACCCTGCTGCACGACGCCCGGCCCGTGCTCCTCAACCTCGGTGAACCCGGCGACCGCGATATCACGCCATGGGCAGATCGAGTCCAGATGATCGACGCCGAACATGTCGGCACGTGGGAGCTCCCGGTGGTCGGCGAGGTCACAGCACCCGCAGCCGTGTTGATTCGCGCCGACGGCTACGTGGCCTGGGTGGGAGACCTCACCGACCCCGGGCTTCCCGACGCGCTGTCCACCTGGTTCGGAGCGCCAACGGCGGCGTAG
- a CDS encoding GNAT family N-acetyltransferase, whose product MSRDSNREQDPGDVRVVFRRLTDDDLPLLYRWLNEPGVVRWWEGDDVTWPAVVRDYGSASTDAAERWLALLEGRPIGWIQCYLAAHYVGEAEPEAWWGLGVDRTAAGIDYLIGEPTERGKGLGTRMIGGFVQDVVVLRHPDWTQVCASPVSANVASWRALEKSGFTFRGEFASEHGRCRLMVLERAAIERRSP is encoded by the coding sequence GTGTCCAGGGACAGCAACCGTGAGCAGGACCCCGGGGACGTCCGGGTGGTCTTTCGTCGTCTGACCGACGACGACCTTCCGCTGCTGTACCGGTGGCTCAACGAGCCAGGCGTGGTTCGCTGGTGGGAAGGCGACGACGTCACTTGGCCCGCTGTCGTGCGCGACTACGGCTCGGCGTCGACGGACGCCGCCGAGCGCTGGCTCGCGCTCCTCGAAGGCCGGCCGATCGGGTGGATTCAGTGTTACCTCGCTGCCCACTACGTCGGGGAGGCCGAACCCGAGGCGTGGTGGGGGCTCGGCGTCGACCGCACTGCCGCAGGGATCGACTACCTCATCGGGGAGCCCACCGAGCGAGGTAAGGGACTCGGCACGAGGATGATCGGGGGTTTCGTCCAGGACGTCGTAGTCCTGCGACACCCGGACTGGACGCAGGTTTGCGCATCGCCGGTGTCGGCGAACGTCGCGTCGTGGCGGGCGCTCGAGAAGTCGGGCTTCACCTTCCGCGGCGAGTTCGCGAGCGAGCACGGACGCTGCCGGCTCATGGTCTTGGAGAGGGCAGCGATCGAGCGTCGGTCACCGTGA
- a CDS encoding DUF2470 domain-containing protein: MSEDPHSHGGPPTYTQPGARAPTHAERTRTLVATCDSGTLSTVAVEPAGYPFGSVATYALDEEGTPLVLMSTMAEHARNLAEDRRCSLMVAAPEPSGTSRLAGARATLLGEMVAVGEDNQDAATATYLTAHPGAYWAEFPDFGVHRLEVVAVRYVRGFGEMSWVDAQAYRTAEPDPIAPAEDGIVAHMNDDHRGHMRAMVGHYLDVDGEVTDVTMLSCDRYGFELRLDLAAADDEPAVAFGRIGFGEPLTDGSRAREAMIALVCATQG, translated from the coding sequence ATGAGCGAGGATCCGCATTCCCACGGCGGACCGCCGACGTACACCCAGCCCGGCGCCCGGGCCCCGACCCACGCGGAGCGCACGCGGACGCTGGTCGCAACCTGCGACAGCGGGACGCTGAGCACGGTGGCGGTGGAGCCCGCCGGCTACCCGTTCGGGTCCGTGGCGACCTACGCGCTGGACGAGGAGGGGACCCCGCTGGTGCTGATGAGCACCATGGCCGAGCACGCCCGCAACCTGGCTGAGGACCGCCGCTGCTCGCTGATGGTGGCCGCACCGGAGCCGAGTGGCACCAGCCGGCTGGCCGGGGCTCGGGCCACCCTGCTCGGGGAGATGGTTGCGGTCGGGGAGGACAACCAGGACGCGGCCACGGCGACCTACCTCACGGCCCATCCGGGAGCGTACTGGGCGGAGTTCCCCGACTTCGGCGTGCACCGCCTGGAGGTCGTCGCCGTTCGGTACGTACGCGGCTTCGGGGAGATGAGCTGGGTTGACGCGCAGGCCTACCGGACCGCGGAGCCGGATCCGATCGCGCCCGCGGAGGACGGCATCGTCGCGCACATGAACGACGATCACCGAGGCCACATGCGTGCCATGGTGGGCCACTATCTCGATGTCGACGGGGAGGTCACCGACGTCACGATGTTGTCCTGTGACCGTTACGGGTTCGAGCTGCGGCTGGATCTGGCGGCTGCCGATGACGAGCCGGCGGTGGCCTTCGGGCGCATCGGTTTCGGCGAGCCGCTCACCGATGGCTCACGGGCGCGCGAGGCGATGATCGCACTGGTATGTGCTACGCAGGGATGA